From Candoia aspera isolate rCanAsp1 chromosome 4, rCanAsp1.hap2, whole genome shotgun sequence, a single genomic window includes:
- the BECN1 gene encoding beclin-1, whose protein sequence is MDGYKSPACTMQVSFVCQRCSQPLKLDTSFKVLDKVTIQELTAPLLTTAPAKLGDAQEEETTLTEEEFVENRQDGVSRRFIPPARMMSTESANSFTLIGEASDGGTMENLSRRLKVTGDLFDIMSGQTDVDHPLCEECTDTLLDQLDTQLNITENECQNYKKCLEILEQMTEEDKEKLQLELKEFALEEERLIEELEEVEQKRKAMAEDFEKVKTEAERLDQEEAEYQKEYSEFKRQQLELDDELKSVDNQMRYAQMQLDKLKKTNVFNATFHIWHSGQFGTINNFRLGRLPSVPVEWNEINAAWGQTVLLLHALASKMGLIFQRYRLIPYGNHSYLESLTDKSKELPLYCSGGLRFFWDNKFDHAMVAFLDCVQQFKEEVEKGETRFCLPYRMDVEKGKIEDTGGNGGSYSIKTQFNSEEQWTKALKFMLTNLKWGLAWVSSQFYNK, encoded by the exons CTCCTCTGCTTACTACTGCTCCAGCAAAACTGGGTGATGCACAGGAGGAAGAGACCACTTTGACAGAG GAAGAGTTTGTTGAAAACCGCCAGGATGGTGTGTCCCGAAGATTCATTCCCCCAGCCAG GATGATGTCAACAGAAAGTGCCAACAGTTTCACGCTGATTGGAGAGGCCTCTGATGGAGGCACCATGGAGAATCTCAGCAGAAGACTCAAG GTCACTGGAGATCTGTTTGACATCATGTCTGGCCAAACAGATGTGGATCATCCTCTATGTGAAGAATGCACTGATACACTTCTGGACCAGTTAGACACACAGCTTAATATCACAGAAAATGAGTGCCAGAATTATAA GAAATGCCTTGAAATCCTGGAGCAAATGACTGAAGAGGACAAGGAGAAATTGCAGTTGGAACTGAAGGAATTTGCTCTTGAGGAAGAGAGGCTGATTGAGGAGTTGGAGGAAGTCGAGCAAAAGCGCAAGGCGATGGCTGAAGATTTTGAGAAGGTCAAAACCGAGGCTGAGAGGCTGGATCAAGAGGAAGCTGA GTATCAGAAAGAATACAGTGAATTCAAGCGGCAGCAACTAGAACTGGATGATGAACTGAAAAGTGTTGATAATCAAATGCGTTATGCCCAAATGCAGCTGGACAAGCTAAAGAAAACCAATGTATTCAACGCTACTTTCCATATCTG GCATAGCGGGCAGTTTGGCACAATAAACAACTTTCGTCTAGGCCGCCTCCCAAGTGTCCCTGTGGAATGGAATGAGATCAACGCAGCCTGGGGGCAGACTGTTCTGCTTCTCCATGCCCTTGCCAGCAAGATGGGCCTGATCTTTCAAAG ATATCGCCTTATTCCGTATGGAAATCACTCTTATTTAGAGTCTCTTACAGACAAATCCAAG GAGCTGCCTCTCTACTGTTCAGGAGGCTTGCGATTCTTCTGGGACAACAAGTTTGACCATGCAATGGTGGCATTTCTAGACTGCGTACAACAGTTCAAAGAGGAAGTAGAAAAGGGCGAGACACGTTTCTGTTTACCTTACAG AATGGATGTGGAAAAAGGCAAGATTGAAGATACAGGTGGAAACGGTGGGTCCTACTCCATTAAAACCCAGTTTAACTCAGAGGAACAGTGGACAAAAGCACTCAAGTTCATGCTGACAAACCTGAAATGGGGTCTAGCTTGGGTTTCTTCCCAATTCTATAATAAATGA